The Nitrospirota bacterium genome contains the following window.
GGCAGTGGCTTTTGCTGAATTGGGAGGAGCGGACAGCATTGTCGTCCATTTAAGGGAAGACCGTCGTCATATTCAGGAACGGGATGTCAAACTTCTGAAGGAAGTTCTCCAGATTCCGCTTGATCTCGAAGCCGCCGCTACGGAAGAGATGATCGCACTGGCGGTTTCTCTAAAACCTCAGCTGGTCACTTTTGTCCCTGAAAAGAGGAAGGAACTCACGACGGAAGGAGGCCTCGATATTCTCCTGAATAAAGATTCTTTGAAAAATGCCGTTGATTTTCTCCATGACTGTAATATCCCGGTGTCACTTTTCATCGATCCTGATATGGAACAGCTCAAAATGGCCCACAAGATCAATGCCGACAAGATCGAAATTCATACCGGTCAATTCGCCCAGGCCGAGAAAGCTTCAGATGTCGAACTTGAATTAAAAAAAATTACCCAGATTATCAGCATGTCTGCCAAATTGGGTCTCGGCATCAATGCCGGCCACGGATTGAATTACCGCAATATTATCCCCTTGACCAAACTTGCAGGGATTGAAGAATTCAATATCGGCCACAGCATTATATCCAGGGCCATCTTTATCGGCTTAAAGGAGGCGGTATCTGAAATGAAAAAGCTGGTCAATCCGCCGGAAAAGGTTTGATCGCATGAAGCCGACCGGCGGGACCGGCCCGTGATCATTGGAATCGGGATCGATATTGTTCAATCGAGACGGATTAAAGAGGCCATTGAGAAATGGGAAAAAAGGTTTTTGAATCGGATTTTCACCCCTCCGGAGCAGGAATATTGTCTCCGTCATAAATCTCCGCATCTTTTTTTCGGCGGCCGATTTGCCGTCAAAGAAGCCATGTTTAAAGCTTTGGGAACCGGATGGCGCGGCGGGGTCCAATGGAAAGAAATTCAGGTTGAAAATCTTCAATCCGGCCAACCGGTCGTTCAGGTGTTTGGAAAAATTAAAGAGATCCTCCGTCAGAGAGAAGTGGAAAAGATTCATGTCTCAATTTCACATGATACCGACTATTCATTGGGAGAGGTAATTCTTGAAAGTCGTTAGTGCTCAAGAAATGGCCTGGCTTGACCGGGAAACTTCGGCGAAACAGGATATTTCCTCCCTGATCCTGATGGAAAATGCCGGCCAAAAGAGTTATACACGCATCGCTTCCCTCTTCGGCCCGCTCAATGCGCTTTCCATTTTGATTGTTGCCGGTGAAGGGAACAATGGTGGCGATGGACTGGTCCTCGCACGCGCTCTTTTGCAAAGAGATCTCTCACCTGTCCTCGTACTCCCCCTGGGATCACCAAAGAAATCAGAATCGAAAGTGAATTATGATATCTACAAGAAAATGGGGGGAAATATATTTCAGGGCAAAATGGGTGTCGATGAACTTCCAGCACTCATTCTTAAAAGTGACATAATCGTCGACGCGCTATTTGGAACGGGTCTGAGCCGTCCTGTGTCGGGAAAACTTTCAGAGATGATCCGCCAAATTAATCAGTCGGGTAAAATAATTGTCTCGCTCGATATTCCATCCGGAATTTCGGCTGATACCGGAGAAGTTCTGGGAAGTGCGGTGAACGCAAGAGTTACACTGACTTACGGCCTCCCCAAAAAAGGACATTTTCTTTTCCCTGGAGCGGCCTATCGAGGAAAGTTATTTGTCGAAGATATCGGGATTCCTCCGGCACTCGTGCATCAGGCAGGCATTAAAACCACGCTCCTGGACGCTCTTCAGATCAAGGAAATTCTTCCAAAAAAACGAACGACGGATAGTCATAAGGGAACTTACGGACATCTACTCGTTTTGGCGGGATCAAGGGGAAAGCGGGGAGCAGGAGCCCTCTGCTGCAAAGCTGCGCTCCGTACCGGGGCGGGCCTTGTCACCTGGGGACTCCCCGAGAGTCTCGATTCTCCCGATCCCTTTATTCCCGAAGTCATGACGCTCCCCTTGCCTCAAACGCCAGAAGGGAATCTTGGCCTGGCAGGCGCGGATACGATCCTTGACGCTGTTCGTCGTAAAACGGCCGTGGCGATCGGTCCGGGGTTGGGCACTCATCGGGAAACCCGGGCTCTTCTGAAAAAAATTCTGCCGCAAATCGAAATTCCTGTTATTCTTGACGCCGATGGGATCAACTTAATTGCGGAAGAAAAAGGGCTTTTGAAGTCGTTAAAAAACCCGATCCTTTTGACTCCCCATCCGGGAGAATTTGCAAGGCTGGTTGGGATGGAACCGGAAGCCATTCAAAAAAACCGATTTTCAATGGTCAGTGT
Protein-coding sequences here:
- a CDS encoding pyridoxine 5'-phosphate synthase, translating into MAKLGVNIDHIATLRQARGGMEPDPVTAVAFAELGGADSIVVHLREDRRHIQERDVKLLKEVLQIPLDLEAAATEEMIALAVSLKPQLVTFVPEKRKELTTEGGLDILLNKDSLKNAVDFLHDCNIPVSLFIDPDMEQLKMAHKINADKIEIHTGQFAQAEKASDVELELKKITQIISMSAKLGLGINAGHGLNYRNIIPLTKLAGIEEFNIGHSIISRAIFIGLKEAVSEMKKLVNPPEKV
- the acpS gene encoding holo-ACP synthase; translation: MIIGIGIDIVQSRRIKEAIEKWEKRFLNRIFTPPEQEYCLRHKSPHLFFGGRFAVKEAMFKALGTGWRGGVQWKEIQVENLQSGQPVVQVFGKIKEILRQREVEKIHVSISHDTDYSLGEVILESR
- a CDS encoding NAD(P)H-hydrate dehydratase; amino-acid sequence: MKVVSAQEMAWLDRETSAKQDISSLILMENAGQKSYTRIASLFGPLNALSILIVAGEGNNGGDGLVLARALLQRDLSPVLVLPLGSPKKSESKVNYDIYKKMGGNIFQGKMGVDELPALILKSDIIVDALFGTGLSRPVSGKLSEMIRQINQSGKIIVSLDIPSGISADTGEVLGSAVNARVTLTYGLPKKGHFLFPGAAYRGKLFVEDIGIPPALVHQAGIKTTLLDALQIKEILPKKRTTDSHKGTYGHLLVLAGSRGKRGAGALCCKAALRTGAGLVTWGLPESLDSPDPFIPEVMTLPLPQTPEGNLGLAGADTILDAVRRKTAVAIGPGLGTHRETRALLKKILPQIEIPVILDADGINLIAEEKGLLKSLKNPILLTPHPGEFARLVGMEPEAIQKNRFSMVSVAARENRSVFVLKGAYTLISAPDESVWINPTGNPGMATAGTGDVLTGIIGALAAQGLSLVQAAQAGVYLHGMAGDLAREEKGEVGMIASDLIEKIPVVIKTFRSEEDE